Genomic DNA from Selenomonas sp. oral taxon 126:
GACTAATTTCCATCCTCCCAGAAAATTGGGAGGATTTTTGGTGACCAAAACCTCCCGGTTCGTCCTCTTACTGATGAGAGGTACTAATCAGTTTTCAAAGGGAGGAAAGCCTTTATGTTCTATGTTAAGGAAAACATCAATGACGCTATGGAGGTCACGGTGGAAATCAACGATGAGAATGTCTTCTGTCACTGTCCGCGCTGCGGAGCGGAAGTGCCTGTTGATCTCAACGATTTCTTCGGCGATGCGGAGTTCGACCTCTTCGGCACGGCGATCTGCTGCACGGAATGCAGCAGGAAGATGAGGTGTGAGAAATGATCGAGTTCAGAAATCACGAGGGCTATGCCGATCCTACAACGCACGCAGCTCTCACCAAGGTATTCCGACAGAATCTGTTCACCTACATCTGCTCTCCCTATCGGGACAATCCGCGCGTCAACGTCATGCGGGCGCGGCAGTACTGCAAGTTCTCGGTGAGCAAAGGGCGTATTCCCCTTGCGCCGCACCTGTACTTTCCGCAGTTTCTGTCAGAGATCGACGAGCGCGGGAAGGCACTGTCCATGAATTTCGAGCTTTTGCGGCTGTGCGGCGAGGTCTGGGTGTTTGGCGAGAGGATCACCGAGGGCATGGCAGCGGAGATTGCCCATGCCGGGAGACTGCGGAAGAACATCCGTTATTTCACCACGAAGTGCGAGGAGGTGCTATGAATGGATTTTTACGAGACTCTTTACGGGAAATGCCAGAATTGCACGTTTTCCGTGATCACCCTTCCCGACAAAGGGGTGCGGCACTTTGAGACCATAGCTTCCATGCGGGAGGAAATCGGCAGGGTGGGAGATAGCCGTAATACCTACATTCACCCATGGCCAAGGCGCATCGGACTCAAAGACGGCGTGCGCGGCGATTCGGCAGATACCATGTATGCCACTTGCCTTTTCGCCGACATCGACATCAAGAGCGAGGCGCATAAAGAACAGATGCTTCCGGCATCCCGGGCGGAAGTTCTTTCTTTTTTAGATGCGTTTCCTCTGAAAGCGACCTTTACGGTTTTTACGGGACACGGCATTCACGCCTACTGGCTCTTTGACGCGCCGATTCATTTGACCGATGCCAATCGGGATAAGATGGAGAACCTTCTCGCGGGATTTGGACGCTGCCTTATGAAAAAAGCGAAAGATGAACGGGGATGGCGCATCGACCCGGTATTTGACCCGGCGAGAATGTTACGGGCTGTGGGCAGCATGAATCTGAAAATAGGGGAGAAAATCCCCTGTGAGGTGATTGCGGAAAACGAAGTGTTCTACAAGACGGAAGATTTTCACGCCTACGTATTGGATGCGCCCAAGCCGCGAACGGAAGAATTTCATGTGGACGAACGTGTCATGGGGAGTGCCGAGAGAATCATGGAAGGCTGCGCGGCATTAAAGCAGATGACCGAACAGCCGGATAACGTCAGCGAACCTCTGTGGCACGCCCTTTGCACCAATGTGGCGCTCGCCAAGGACGGCGAGGAGAAGTTTCAAGAGTGGCGTTCCTTGTACAGCCATTATTCCCCGATGGAAACACAAAACAAGCTCCGTTCTGCCCGCAATGCCAATAAACCCTGCACCTGCCGTTACATCAAGGATTGTGGTTTGTTTCCCTGCCCCGATGGCGGCTGCGGCGTAAAGGCTCCCATCGTTCTTGCCCTTTACACGAAGTTTGAGCAGTTGGAGATTATTTTGGGCAAGGACACCTTGTCGGCAGAAGAGATCCTCGACCCCTATGTGGTGGGATTGCTCCCCTACGCCAAGGAAAACTGTCCGGCCGAATATTCACGGCTGAAACTTGCGGCGAAAAAGGCGGGCATCGGAATGCGGGATTTTGACCGCATAGCCAAAAAAGAGGAGGAAAAACGGGACGTTGGAATTCCTTTTGATGCCGAGCCGGAGGAAATCAAGCTGAAGGGCATAGATTTGCATGGAGCCATGACTCCCAAAGGCTATCGCATCACTATGGAGAACGGTGTGGAGTCCTTCTACTTCGACGAAGGTGCGCTCGTTTCCTCAAACCTTTGCCCGGAACCGCTCGTCATAGAAAGGCGCATGGAAAATATCGACAACGGCACGGAGCGGTTCGAGCTTGCTTATCATCGCAGCCGTAAATGGAAACGGCTGATGGTGTCAAGAGCGATTGCGTTAAACAAATCATCCGTAGTGAGATTGGCCGATCACGGCGTACCCGTTTCTACCGACAATGCTGACGGTGTGGTACATTACCTTTCCCGCTACGAGGCAGAAAACGACAAAAAGATCCCTTTTGTACGCAGTATCGGTCGTATCGGCTGGCTCGGGGAAAAAGAATTCTACCCATACATCCTCGAAAGCCCGGTGGAATATGAGGACAAAGACGATGCGGCGATGATTGCGGCATTAAAGGAGCAGGGCAGTTTTGAGACATGGCTCAAATTTGCGAGAGAGTTGCGGGAGCAAACATACGCCAGAGCCATTTTGGCGGCTTCCTTCGCCTCCGTCCTGCTTGAGAAACTCAAACGACGTGTGGCGATTATCCATATCTGGCACGCATCCCGCAGTGGCAAAACGGCGGCTCTCAAATTCGCACTATCCGTTTGGGGAGACCCCATGAAACTCATGGGAAATTTCAACAGCACCGCTGTCGGCTTGGAGCGGAGAGCAGGGACGCTTCGCCACTTGCCCTTGGGCTTGGACGAATTGCAGGTCTTGAACGAGCGAAGACTGCCGCCTTCGATGGTGGTTTATTCCTTGGGCAACGGCTACGGCAAAACGCGTGGAGCGAAAGCCGGAGGATTGCAGGAAGTCCCGGTGTGGCGAAATGCCATCATCAGCACGGGCGAACAGCCGCTTACCAATGAGGCCACCATGGACGGCGTACACAGCCGTGTTTTGGAACTGTACGGTCAGCCGATTGACAATGCCGATTTTGGGCGCAAGGTACACCAAGCAAGCGAAAACCATTATGGTTTCGCGGGGAAAGTGTATCTCGAACACATCGTAGACACGGATTTGAGCGATGAGTTTGAGAAAATCCGGGAGAGCATTGGCGACGGCGACCAAGGAGTGCATCTGGACACGGTAGCTTTATTGGCATTGGCGGATTATCACGCAGGAATATCGGTATGCGGCGAAACCAAGCAAAAGGCGTGGAAGGATGCCATTTCCTTTGGCAGGAGCATACTGACCAACGCCAAGGAGAACGAGCCGGAGGATGTCATTGACCGAGCGTATGACTTCGTAACCGACTGGATTGCCGCCAACAGAAAACGCTTCGCCAATGATGCCGTACCTTGTTTGGGAAAAATCGAGGCCGGCAAGGTGCTGGTCATTGCCACGGAGCTTAGGCGAGCGTTAGAGGACAACGGCTTTTCCTATACCAAATGCCGTAAGGGTTTCAGGGATCGCGGCTATGTGGATACCTTCGATGACAGCCAAGGGAAAAAACGCAGCCAATATCTGCGGAAAATCCAAGGCGTATCCGTCCGTGTCTTTTGTTTTCCAATTCAAGTGGAGGGTATGTATCCGCC
This window encodes:
- a CDS encoding DUF927 domain-containing protein, yielding MDFYETLYGKCQNCTFSVITLPDKGVRHFETIASMREEIGRVGDSRNTYIHPWPRRIGLKDGVRGDSADTMYATCLFADIDIKSEAHKEQMLPASRAEVLSFLDAFPLKATFTVFTGHGIHAYWLFDAPIHLTDANRDKMENLLAGFGRCLMKKAKDERGWRIDPVFDPARMLRAVGSMNLKIGEKIPCEVIAENEVFYKTEDFHAYVLDAPKPRTEEFHVDERVMGSAERIMEGCAALKQMTEQPDNVSEPLWHALCTNVALAKDGEEKFQEWRSLYSHYSPMETQNKLRSARNANKPCTCRYIKDCGLFPCPDGGCGVKAPIVLALYTKFEQLEIILGKDTLSAEEILDPYVVGLLPYAKENCPAEYSRLKLAAKKAGIGMRDFDRIAKKEEEKRDVGIPFDAEPEEIKLKGIDLHGAMTPKGYRITMENGVESFYFDEGALVSSNLCPEPLVIERRMENIDNGTERFELAYHRSRKWKRLMVSRAIALNKSSVVRLADHGVPVSTDNADGVVHYLSRYEAENDKKIPFVRSIGRIGWLGEKEFYPYILESPVEYEDKDDAAMIAALKEQGSFETWLKFARELREQTYARAILAASFASVLLEKLKRRVAIIHIWHASRSGKTAALKFALSVWGDPMKLMGNFNSTAVGLERRAGTLRHLPLGLDELQVLNERRLPPSMVVYSLGNGYGKTRGAKAGGLQEVPVWRNAIISTGEQPLTNEATMDGVHSRVLELYGQPIDNADFGRKVHQASENHYGFAGKVYLEHIVDTDLSDEFEKIRESIGDGDQGVHLDTVALLALADYHAGISVCGETKQKAWKDAISFGRSILTNAKENEPEDVIDRAYDFVTDWIAANRKRFANDAVPCLGKIEAGKVLVIATELRRALEDNGFSYTKCRKGFRDRGYVDTFDDSQGKKRSQYLRKIQGVSVRVFCFPIQVEGMYPPEDDFLS
- a CDS encoding DUF7768 domain-containing protein is translated as MIEFRNHEGYADPTTHAALTKVFRQNLFTYICSPYRDNPRVNVMRARQYCKFSVSKGRIPLAPHLYFPQFLSEIDERGKALSMNFELLRLCGEVWVFGERITEGMAAEIAHAGRLRKNIRYFTTKCEEVL